In a genomic window of Deltaproteobacteria bacterium:
- a CDS encoding acyloxyacyl hydrolase, whose amino-acid sequence MDPNFEMVHQRRVPRRRIASVSAALLLVAAASARGDRAAVAIATGQYGMRKEIPHSLGMELELRGPWHWAVVRPVAGLLTTTGGAAYVYSGVAFEIPLAGSLRLTPAFAPGIVLARGDGDLGHVVEFRSSLELSVAPDPTVRVGVGFSHISNAHLGTRNPGVEVLTLRVAFGAT is encoded by the coding sequence GTGGACCCGAACTTTGAGATGGTGCATCAAAGGAGAGTGCCGCGCCGTCGCATCGCCTCCGTCTCGGCCGCCTTGCTGCTGGTCGCGGCCGCCTCCGCGCGCGGGGACCGTGCGGCCGTCGCGATCGCCACCGGACAGTACGGCATGCGCAAGGAGATCCCACACTCGTTGGGAATGGAGCTGGAGCTGCGCGGCCCCTGGCACTGGGCGGTGGTTCGCCCCGTCGCCGGACTCCTGACGACCACCGGCGGTGCCGCGTACGTCTACTCCGGCGTCGCGTTCGAGATCCCACTCGCCGGCAGCCTGCGGCTGACGCCTGCGTTCGCACCGGGGATCGTGCTCGCGCGCGGGGATGGCGATCTCGGCCACGTCGTCGAGTTCCGCTCCTCCCTGGAGCTTTCGGTCGCGCCGGATCCGACGGTCCGGGTCGGGGTCGGCTTCAGCCACATCTCCAACGCGCACCTCGGGACCCGCAACCCCGGGGTCGAGGTGCTGACGCTGAGGGTGGCATTCGGCGCGACGTGA
- the chrA gene encoding chromate efflux transporter has protein sequence MRELFWYFLKLGWLAFGGPVGQIGLMHLQVVERQKWLDEEEFVRALNFCHVLPGPEALQLAIYIGYRKGGYAGGALAGVLFILPGFMTLTALAFIYVRFGKTAQVLGVLWGFRPVGLSLLLAALVRISRATLKDTFSVLLSCIAFVAFFFGHAPFLLVLLGCGLVGLVRGRRSAALAALPVLLWPAAGAAESTGQRLFDISSFFLKVGLFSFGGAYAVLPYIREGAVAGYGWIGDREMIDALALGETTPGPLISIGIFVGYLAGNARGVPWLGAVAATFWLFLPSFVFVLGAARHMDWLTSRPGMKAFLKGVTCGVVGLMFSVSIPLAKVAFMASGTVDWITVVLGLAAFAALTFWKWRLNVVAVVLAGGALGLLRAFAPGLFGGPEL, from the coding sequence ATGAGGGAGCTTTTCTGGTACTTCCTCAAGCTGGGGTGGCTCGCCTTCGGCGGTCCCGTCGGCCAGATCGGGCTGATGCACCTGCAGGTCGTCGAGCGGCAGAAGTGGCTGGATGAAGAAGAATTCGTCCGCGCGCTGAATTTCTGCCACGTGCTTCCAGGGCCGGAGGCGCTGCAGCTCGCGATCTACATCGGGTACCGCAAGGGTGGATACGCCGGTGGCGCGCTCGCGGGTGTGCTCTTCATCCTCCCCGGCTTCATGACGCTCACCGCGCTCGCCTTCATCTACGTCCGGTTCGGCAAGACAGCGCAGGTGCTCGGCGTGCTCTGGGGCTTCCGTCCGGTGGGCCTTTCGCTGCTGCTCGCCGCACTGGTCCGGATCTCGCGCGCTACGCTGAAAGATACCTTCTCCGTGCTGCTCTCCTGCATCGCCTTCGTCGCATTTTTCTTCGGACATGCGCCCTTCCTGCTCGTGCTCCTCGGATGCGGCCTCGTCGGTCTCGTCCGCGGCCGGCGGTCTGCGGCGCTTGCGGCCTTGCCCGTCCTTCTGTGGCCGGCGGCCGGCGCGGCGGAGTCGACGGGACAGCGTCTCTTCGACATCTCGTCGTTTTTCCTCAAGGTGGGCTTGTTCTCGTTCGGCGGCGCGTACGCGGTCTTGCCGTACATCCGCGAGGGCGCCGTCGCCGGCTATGGCTGGATTGGCGATCGGGAGATGATCGACGCGCTGGCGCTCGGCGAGACCACGCCCGGTCCGCTGATCTCGATCGGCATCTTCGTCGGGTACCTCGCGGGCAACGCCCGCGGCGTGCCCTGGCTCGGGGCCGTCGCGGCGACGTTCTGGCTCTTCCTTCCCTCCTTCGTCTTCGTCCTCGGCGCTGCGCGGCACATGGATTGGCTCACCTCGAGGCCGGGGATGAAGGCGTTCCTCAAAGGCGTGACCTGCGGCGTGGTCGGACTGATGTTTTCCGTCTCGATCCCCTTGGCGAAGGTCGCCTTCATGGCGTCGGGAACGGTTGACTGGATCACGGTCGTCCTCGGCCTCGCGGCGTTCGCGGCCCTCACCTTCTGGAAGTGGCGGCTGAACGTCGTCGCCGTCGTCCTTGCCGGCGGCGCCCTCGGCCTGCTGCGGGCGTTTGCCCCGGGACTCTTCGGTGGACCCGAACTTTGA
- a CDS encoding peptidase: protein MRWIRIVALGLTLMHCGGEESNWRDLAARCATPRTGTDPFTGQAYPDKRATLTDEKSWLKAWTDDTYLWYSEVPSVNAAQYTSVTDYFDQLKTRATTPSGNDKDRFHFWYPTADWEQLSQSGVELGYGITWVVLSPPKTLPRNWVVGYVEPNSPADGKIMRGAQLKLIDGVNMETANTQAEIDVLNAGLSPANIGEQHTYTVLDPGSTQNRDVPLQAAGITTNPVPITGVVMATNGKKVGYLLFNDHIATAEQRLVDAVTSLKAQSINELVLDIRYNGGGYLAIASEIAYMIAGSARTSGKIFEQLTFNAKHPSTDPVTGKQITPTPFYTQTLGFSAAAGTPLPTLDLPRVFVLTGPGTCSASESVLNSLDGVGVQVIQIGATTCGKPYGFYPEDNCGVTYFSIQFKGVNAKGFGDYADGFAPAATAPVAGFTGCVMADDFTRPLGDAGENRLETALNYITTGSCGTPAAATALITAPGPRGDGEVLKSVWRQNRIMTMPRTGR from the coding sequence ATGCGCTGGATTCGGATCGTCGCCCTTGGTCTGACCCTGATGCACTGCGGTGGGGAAGAGTCGAACTGGCGCGACCTCGCCGCGAGATGCGCGACGCCGCGCACGGGAACGGATCCGTTCACGGGTCAGGCGTACCCGGACAAGAGGGCGACGCTGACCGACGAAAAGAGCTGGCTGAAGGCTTGGACCGACGACACGTACCTCTGGTACAGCGAGGTACCGTCGGTCAATGCCGCGCAGTACACCAGTGTGACGGACTACTTCGATCAGCTGAAGACGCGCGCGACAACGCCTTCCGGAAATGACAAGGACCGGTTCCATTTCTGGTATCCGACCGCGGATTGGGAACAACTCTCCCAGTCCGGCGTCGAACTCGGGTATGGCATCACCTGGGTCGTCCTGTCGCCTCCGAAGACGCTGCCACGGAACTGGGTAGTCGGGTACGTGGAGCCTAACTCGCCAGCGGACGGAAAGATCATGCGAGGTGCGCAACTCAAGCTCATCGATGGCGTGAACATGGAGACCGCGAACACGCAGGCCGAGATCGATGTGCTCAACGCCGGCCTCTCTCCGGCCAACATTGGAGAACAGCACACGTACACGGTCCTGGATCCGGGCAGTACCCAGAACCGCGACGTCCCCTTGCAGGCTGCCGGCATCACCACCAATCCCGTCCCCATCACGGGCGTCGTGATGGCGACCAACGGGAAGAAGGTCGGGTACTTGCTGTTCAACGATCACATCGCCACCGCCGAGCAGAGGCTCGTCGATGCGGTGACTTCTCTCAAGGCGCAAAGCATCAACGAACTGGTGCTCGATATCCGGTACAACGGCGGCGGCTATCTCGCGATCGCGAGCGAGATCGCCTACATGATTGCGGGCTCGGCCAGGACATCCGGGAAGATCTTCGAGCAGCTCACGTTCAACGCAAAGCATCCGTCGACCGATCCGGTCACCGGAAAGCAGATCACCCCGACCCCGTTCTATACCCAGACGCTCGGATTCTCCGCCGCGGCAGGCACACCGCTGCCAACCCTGGATCTGCCGCGGGTCTTCGTTTTGACAGGCCCTGGCACGTGCTCCGCGAGCGAATCGGTCCTCAATTCGCTGGACGGCGTCGGCGTGCAGGTGATCCAGATCGGCGCGACGACCTGCGGCAAGCCCTACGGATTCTACCCGGAGGACAACTGCGGGGTTACCTACTTCTCGATCCAGTTCAAGGGCGTAAACGCGAAGGGCTTCGGAGATTACGCGGACGGCTTTGCTCCGGCGGCGACGGCTCCGGTCGCAGGCTTCACCGGTTGCGTGATGGCGGACGACTTCACCCGCCCCCTCGGTGATGCAGGGGAGAACCGGCTGGAGACGGCTCTGAACTACATCACGACGGGGTCTTGCGGAACGCCTGCCGCAGCCACGGCGCTCATCACCGCACCGGGACCACGCGGCGACGGCGAGGTGCTGAAGTCCGTCTGGCGCCAGAACCGCATCATGACGATGCCCCGGACCGGCCGCTAA
- a CDS encoding ABC transporter substrate-binding protein, which yields MRLREGEFHVDLNVTTEKRTIWESCNKLLLEEMVSDDESNGAKKDAGESAAGPEEIMIPKSHPPPPPRSPMLLIVVASAAVAIAVVGGALWWRSQQEAAALAARQQAAAVVHREAETRSRVPGVTDTEIVFGMAAPFSGPAKELGRGMKTGIDLAFAATNEAGGVNGRKLRLVALDDGYEPDRTRTVMKELAEARNVFGFVGNVGTPTAEVAVPYTLEKKMLFFGPFTGAGLLRRDPPDRYVFNYRASYAEETASTVRYLVDVRRIPPDEIAVFAQQDGYGDAGFNGVAKMMRKYNRNPERTLRVGYKRNTTDVAEAVDTLLKSRRPVRAVVMVSTYRAAAKFIDKVKAERPDIVFSNVSFVGSQALADELMAYGGKVAEGVIVTQVVPLPHSKATAVMRYQDLLPKYSLGEKPDFVSLEGYLAATLLIEGLRRAGRDFTTESLVDALESLRGLDLGVGASMGFGMSEHQASHKVWGTVLDAGGNFQTIDMD from the coding sequence ATGCGCCTGCGCGAGGGCGAGTTCCACGTCGATCTCAACGTCACCACCGAGAAGCGCACGATCTGGGAATCCTGCAACAAGCTCCTGCTCGAGGAGATGGTGTCCGACGACGAGTCGAACGGCGCGAAAAAAGACGCCGGCGAGTCCGCCGCGGGACCGGAGGAAATCATGATTCCGAAGTCGCATCCCCCGCCGCCCCCGCGCTCCCCCATGCTGCTGATCGTGGTCGCGTCGGCCGCGGTGGCCATCGCCGTCGTCGGCGGTGCGCTCTGGTGGCGCTCGCAGCAGGAAGCGGCAGCGCTGGCCGCGCGCCAGCAGGCGGCGGCGGTGGTCCACCGGGAGGCCGAGACGCGCTCGCGCGTTCCGGGCGTCACCGACACGGAGATCGTCTTCGGCATGGCGGCGCCGTTCTCGGGCCCCGCCAAGGAGCTGGGCCGCGGGATGAAGACCGGCATCGATCTCGCTTTCGCCGCGACGAACGAGGCGGGCGGCGTGAACGGGCGCAAGCTGCGCCTCGTCGCTCTCGACGACGGCTACGAGCCCGACCGTACCCGCACGGTGATGAAGGAGCTGGCGGAGGCGCGCAACGTGTTCGGATTCGTCGGGAACGTCGGGACGCCCACCGCGGAAGTGGCCGTGCCGTACACGCTGGAGAAGAAGATGCTCTTCTTCGGTCCCTTCACCGGCGCGGGCCTGCTGCGGCGCGATCCGCCCGATCGCTACGTCTTCAACTACCGCGCCAGCTACGCGGAGGAGACGGCGTCGACGGTCCGGTACCTGGTGGACGTCCGGCGGATTCCGCCGGACGAGATCGCGGTCTTCGCTCAGCAGGACGGCTACGGAGACGCGGGGTTCAACGGCGTGGCGAAGATGATGCGCAAGTACAACCGCAACCCGGAGCGCACGCTGCGCGTCGGCTACAAGCGGAACACGACCGACGTCGCCGAGGCGGTGGACACGCTGCTCAAGAGCCGCCGCCCCGTGCGGGCGGTGGTGATGGTCTCGACGTACAGGGCGGCGGCGAAGTTCATCGACAAGGTGAAGGCGGAGCGGCCGGACATCGTCTTCAGCAATGTCTCGTTCGTCGGCAGCCAGGCGCTGGCGGACGAGCTGATGGCGTACGGCGGAAAGGTCGCCGAAGGCGTCATCGTCACGCAGGTGGTCCCGCTGCCGCACAGCAAGGCGACGGCCGTGATGCGCTACCAGGATCTCTTGCCCAAATACTCGCTCGGCGAGAAGCCGGACTTCGTTTCGCTCGAGGGATATCTCGCCGCCACCCTGCTCATCGAGGGATTGCGGCGCGCGGGCCGCGACTTCACCACCGAGTCGCTGGTCGACGCCCTCGAGTCCTTGCGCGGCCTGGACCTCGGGGTCGGCGCATCCATGGGATTCGGCATGAGCGAGCACCAGGCGTCCCACAAGGTGTGGGGCACGGTGCTGGACGCGGGCGGGAACTTCCAGACGATCGATATGGATTAG